Sequence from the Erythrolamprus reginae isolate rEryReg1 chromosome 2, rEryReg1.hap1, whole genome shotgun sequence genome:
AAAGAAGTGGAACTGGTAGTGTTTGATAgagcttgaagacatttcataacACTAGTGAGGAACTGACTAGCAACCAGTTATATGCCAGACATAGGGAAGAATTAAGCCTGGATTCTTGCTGTAGAACTTGAGAAATCCAAGCCCTCGGTGTTTTACAGACATTTTCTCTTAAGCATATTCATATGGTTTCTTATATCCAGTTCCAATTCCTAGCTTGCTGGAAGAGAACCACCAGTGGTAAGGAATGAGAATTCAGCGATGTTTTCTCAAAAAATGTCTTATGTATGCCAAAACCTTTTGAGATGTTTTTCTTTCGAACAACAAAAATAATTCCTACACGCTACTTTCCATTTGTTTATTTCTAGTTACCAATGGCCTAGGAGACACGGAAGGAATATACAACTTACAGGCAAGTACAAGCCACTAGGCACTGAGTCCAAATTAGGTGAACCATTAACAAGGCAGATGACCCTCTAGAGCAGAAGTTTTTGAAGTGGAAAGAAAACAGGCCTCTGACTAGTTTACAGGGCCTATAAAGACCAAGGCAGGAAGCCCCTCTCATGAGTAGAGGAAGCACATGAAATATTGCTTTTATGAAGTAACACAATATTCATATATTGGCATCCACGTTTAGCAGCAGAGGTGAATGATAAAGGTGGGGAAAGGGATTGAAGGTGAGGCCATTTCACTTGAGTGCAAGTGTATCTTTACAGTATTTCTCTTCCAACTAGGTTGGGTTCTCCcctccagctttttttttttaataattcggATTCTACAGAAGGTTTCACTGTTTTGCATTGATGATGTTTACAAATTCAGGTTTCAGGGAAGCGCCACCAACAAGGAAGCCATCTAAGTCATGTTGGGAAGCCAATTCTTTGCAGGTGGCACCAGTAACTGAACCTGGAAAGAATAAAATTTCGTTtagcgaaagaaagaaaaaaaaatccagaaagtaGAATGAAGCAAGTAAAAACAGAAAATGCAAAGTGTTTCATCGTCATTATTTTTTCTTAAGATAATGCTCCCAACGATGCCCATGCAAAGCTTTGGGAAAAAACGGAATGTACAGTTTAATCAGATGGGTTTAGGCAATAGGCATGTGGTGGAGTACAATCTGAAAGAGatatatagaccagtgtttcccaaccttggccacgtgaaggtatctggacttcaactcccagaattccccagccagcatttgctggctggggaattctgggagttgaagtccaaatatcttcaagtggccaaggttgggaaacactgatatagacaaTCTTCAAGTTACAATGGCAACCAAGATTGCCATAGCTCAAAGGTAATAAAAAGCCAATTACATGACTACATCACTTAGTGACTGCAAGCTTGGCTGCTGTCATAACCCCAAGACATGCAAGTCATTGTGGGAAATGGTGGGATGCCACCAGGGGTGGAGGTGGGGTCTGTGGGAGACCTGGAGACTTGGTGCGGGCTCTATGAGAGTTAGGGAAGGCGGGTGTTGTGGTGTGGCATGAATGTATGAAAGCTGAGGGCACAAGTCCATGTGAGCCTGGAGAGACCAAGAGAAGGAGGTTGAAAGCACAAGAGATGCTGAGAAGATGATGTGGGTCCATACAAGTTCAAGGAGGCCAGGGGGAAAGAAGGTTTGTGAGTACAGAGAGGTCGAGGAATGTAGTGTGTGGCACAGTTCACAGGAAAGCAAGGGAGGGGACTTCCCAGAGTGACCTGCAACCTTCCGTcctggctcccccattgactttgcttgtgggaagctagCAGGTAAGGTCACAAAAGGTAAACATACTGCTGCAGGATATCAAAACCGTCCTAAGTGCAAGagggttgccaagcacctgaattgcaATCACGTGAGCACAGAGGCAGTGCAATAGCCAGAACTTTGAAGAACAAGTAAtaagtttcattcattcagcactgtcccaactttgaatggttgctgaacaAGTGGTTGTtggtaagtgaggactacttgtactacaATGCAGTTTAGAGATGGCCCTTGAAGACCATTCAGAGGCTTCATTTGATCCACAATGCAATGGCACACACAGCTCCAAATATCACCTGTACTATAAACCCCCACTGGTTCTCATTCtcagtgcaattcaaggtgttgattatcacctttaaagccatgAATGGCACAGAGCCAGGTTGTCTCTTTCTTAAGGAAATCTGCCCATCTTACCAGATCCAACAGGATGGGCATGCTTCAAGTCCTCCTCTACCAAATGATgtcatttggtatgatgtcatctggtAGGATGGATTCTGCCTAGCAGGCAAGTCTAGTTTTCCATTAACAGTGGGCAAAGACATGAATTGAACCCAGCGCAAACACAGTTGATATGTAAGGCTGTTATTTTATCATATTTAACTAGCCATCCATTCCACAAAAAGCAACTCTGAATGGCATATAACAATCAAATTATTATGGTATTTGGTTAGAGCTTGATGGTTTTTAATACAGGAGAGAGGATATTTCTTAACACTGTAAGCCTAGGCAGTCAAAtcaatcttttaaataaataaaaaaatccttaTCGGAAACCTATTCAGTATGGTTGGCAGCTTTGTAATTTACTTAAGGGGACTGAACACCctaattttcccccaccccaccccaaagttTGTGGAGAGCCACATTAATCTGAAACTAAGTTGTTTTAACAAATACCAAAGAGATACTGTGCTTGTGTGAATGAGAAGCAtttcttccaaatcatttttgGAGGCATCTATAAGTCTTACTGAATACCACTTAACAGCTGCTTGTTTCCTCATAAAATATCATCTAGTCTAGAgtgataaactttttaaaaaacttttttcacACCCCAATTGTGTGTAGATGAGAGTGAAGGGGGGTTATTACCCATCTGCTCATTAAGTACAGTCCCAGTGCATGGGTTTGTGGTCTACAAAGATGAATCAGTCAAATATGTTTATTACGCAGAAAATAGAAACTGGGAGTTTTCTATGCATTCAGGAGACAAACTGGCAAATTGCTACCACAGCAGTCTTATACAATGATGATAATAGACCTACCTCCATAGATGATTCGAGTTGACTGTGCAACAGCTTCAGAAACATGGGTCTTCAGCCAGTTCCTCAACTTGTCATGAACTTCCTGGGCCTGCAAGaggaaatagtttttttttaaagtggccaTTTAAGAAGTTGTATTGTCATGCAGCAAGCATCTTGAAGTGAAGGTGAGAAATGCTGTTCACTCTCAAGAGGTTTGAAAACAGGATGTCCCCAGTCACATTCATACCTGCTGGGGAGTTGCAGTTTTACCGGTTCCAATGGCCCAAACTGGCTCATAGGCAAGAACCACTTTACTCCAGTCCTTCACATTgtctgggggggaaaaaacaaagcaaataaaCGGTTATTTAAAGACTAGAAAAAATCCCAGATggcagagaggggaagaaaggtcATCTGATGGTGTCTTTACAGCTTCCCTCCCTGCATTTCCATGGTTAGCCAACAAAGGCTGAAAACAAGTGATGCAAATGAAAACACCCTATAAGTAATGACAAATCAGTCATAGCAATGACCCTTTAACTTGGGAGCCCTTGCTTTTGACAATGGGCATTAGTATATCCACAAGAGACATATTCGGATTTGCCTAAAATATCTGAAAACTATGATGTAAGACTTTCTGAGCATGAATGATGAGGTGTTGTGCCTAATCTAGTATAATTGTCCCATTACTTTAAAGGCAATAAATGGTGTTTTACTACTACAATCTCCCTAGTTAATGGGaacttaaatttatttttaaaaaaaccaagagaTGTTTGCTCTTCTGAAGATGTCAGGAAGGGTGGTGGAGATGAGAAACTCCTTCCCTAGTTCCCCCATGGTCTCTTACCAGCAATGGCCTTGGTCTGCTCGAACACCACCTTCTCTGTGATACCAGCCTCTCGCTCATCAAGTTTCTCTCCAATGCAAGCAATGACCCCAAGTCCTTCAGACAAGGCATGGGCCACCTTCTGTCCAATGAGCTGAAAAGAACCagaaacaatgtaaaaaaaaaacttatacaAGCTTGGGGTATATCCTGGTACATATCCTGAATATATAAAACCCAGTGCCTGTCATAGACGGCagtaaagaaggaaaagaaacccAAAGAGGCAAATCCCTCACCTCATTTGACTCGCCAAAGACATGCCTTCTCTCAGAGTGTCCTAAGATCACCCAGGCGACACCAACATCTTTTATCATGGATGGGCTGGAAACAGTGGAAACAGATTGTAGAAAATGAGCTTTTAGCACACTGCTAGCTAAAACACGCAGCTTTGCTCAGCCTGAGAATTCTGGCAAACCTACCTGATTTCTCCTGTAAAAGCTCCTTTAGGCAACTTGTAACAATTCTGTGCAGCCACCCCAATCTTGGCATCAAGTTTCTGACGGGCAAAATCAAGGTAGATGGAAGGGGCACCACAAACTACCTCTGGAGCAAGAAAAAGAAGACCACGTGGGATAAAGCAGAAACTTAAAATGCCCTTTCAGTTGCAGACTTACCTTTCATTCATTTGCATTCAAATCCTCTATTCAGTTATGACATTCATAGGACACATATGAGCCCCAAATCCATCCCTGGTTAGCCCTTAGCCTTTATAACTGATGTACAGCTGTATCATAAGCATCAACTGCACTTAATGCTATGCTCT
This genomic interval carries:
- the TPI1 gene encoding triosephosphate isomerase; the protein is MAPRKFFVGGNWKMNGDKKSLSELIHTLNEAKIPAETEVVCGAPSIYLDFARQKLDAKIGVAAQNCYKLPKGAFTGEISPSMIKDVGVAWVILGHSERRHVFGESNELIGQKVAHALSEGLGVIACIGEKLDEREAGITEKVVFEQTKAIADNVKDWSKVVLAYEPVWAIGTGKTATPQQAQEVHDKLRNWLKTHVSEAVAQSTRIIYGGSVTGATCKELASQHDLDGFLVGGASLKPEFVNIINAKQ